Genomic DNA from Carnobacterium divergens DSM 20623:
ATCAAAAGGCAATGTAGTCAATCCTGATGATGTTGTTGAAAAATATGGCGCAGACACCTTGCGTATGTACGAAATGTTCATGGGACCTCTTGATGCATCGATTGCATGGAATGAAAATGGTCTTGAAGGCAGTCGTAAATTCCTTGACCGTGTATGGCGCATGCTAGTGGATGAAGATGGCAAACTACGGGATCGCATTACAACATTCAATGATGGCGCACTTGATCGAGTGTATCATCAAACCGTTAAAAAAGTAACGGAAGACTTTGAAGCATTACGCTTTAATACCGCAATTTCACAAATGATGGTATTTGTAAATGAAGCGTATAAAACAGATGCACTTCCATTTAATTATATCGAAGGATTTGTTCAATTATTAGCACCAATTGCGCCTCACATGGCTGAAGAACTTTGGGAGAAATTAGGTCATAAAGAAAGCTTAACGTATGCAGTTTGGCCAACTTTTGACGAAAAATTCTTAGTAGAAGATGAAATTGAAGTGATTTTCCAAGTAAATGGTAAATTAAAAGCGAAAGCCATTGTTGCAAAAGACGTTCAAAAAGCTGAGATGGAAGAAATTGCCTTAGCTGATGAAACCGTTAAAGAAGCTATTGCTGGAAAAACAATTCGTAAAGTAGTTGTTGTACCAGGTAAACTGGTAAATATTGTAGCCAATTAATATTAAAAAGAAGGCTCATATATAGAAACAACGAGTAAAATCATACAATGATTTTACTCGTTGTTTTTTTAGGGTTCGTTCAAAATAGTTCGACAGTCTGAGTAAGGTTGCAGGATGCTTTCTTTCTGATTAAAAAAAAGATACAATAAAAACAAAACGACGATTACTGACTGGGGAGTGAGTTATTTTGGATAAATTATTTGCAGCTGTTGATGATTATTTTATTGAAAAGTTGGTGGGGCAAGACCCAATTTTTGAACAAATTCTCGCCAATAATAAGCAACATCAATTGCCACCACACGATGTATCACCTTCACAGGGGAAATTTCTTTACCTCCTAACAAAAATAAAAAGAGCTAAACGCATTTTAGAAATAGGAACGCTTGGAGGTTACAGCACTCTTTGGTTTGCTCGAGGGCTAGAAGAGGATGGAGAAATAATCACTCTTGAATCTAATGAAAAACATGCGGAAGTTGCCAAAGAAAATCTAGCGCTTGCTGGCGTATCTGATAAAGTAACAATTCTAGTCGGAGCAGCTACCGATAGTTTAGAAAAATTAGTACAAGATCAAACACCAGCTTTTGATCTAATCTTTATTGATGCGGATAAGGAAAATAACTCAGCTTATTTAGATTATGCCTTACAATTAGCTACTGAAGGAACAATTATTATCGGAGATAACGTTGTCCGAGGTGGAGCGGTTCTTGATTCAACCAGTAAAGATGGAAGCGTGCAGGGAGTACGCTCATTTGTTGAAGATTTAGCAGACAATTCTGCGCTAAGTTCTACTGCATTGGAGACAGTTGGGGTTAAAGGTTACGATGGATTCACTATAAGTATTGTTGAAAAATAAGCGGGTTATGAAAAAGGACTTAATCGAAGGGTGACATACAAATAAAGTCAAGGAACAAGAGGTTGCGCTCTTTCATTCCTTGACTTCTTTGTATCTAATTATGCTTTTCGATTAAACCAGCGACTTTTTGCCTCAGTTTCTAAATCTTGTTCTGTTTTTTTAGCATCAGCGACTTCTTTTTCAACATCTTCCGTATTTAAACGTACGATTTGACCACCTAATTTTTGGAAAACTAAGTCATTGATGTAACGATTGTCTTCTTCGTCAGCAATTAAGATGACTCCAGTATCGCCTTCATGAATGACGTCAACAGTGTGCTCAAAAACAGAAAGCGCCTCTGTGACTTCCTTAGCGTCCTGCATTGAACCAATCACACTTCCAGTAAACCAACCAAGTAAAACGCCTAAGGGACCAGCTAAAACGCCCACCAGCATCCCGATTAGTCCACCTTTCATATTTTTATCAGCGCCATTAAAATCTAAAAATTGTTTTGGTTCTAATTGATGATTTGGTAAGTGTTCTAAGATCGCCATTTGTTCGCCTTTAATTTTCTTTTCCAAATGTAGCTGTTTTATTTCTAAAAAGGCTTGATACGATTTACTTTCAGAATCAAAATTCATAATAACAACATGATTACTCATTTTAGTCACACTCCAATTCATTTTTAAGTACATGTTTAGTATACCGTAAAGTTGAGTTAAAAGGCTATTAGAACCCTTTAGGAAATCCAACTTTTGACGGATGATTTTTTATGAATCCTTCGATATAATAAATGAAGTTATCTTTTATATAAGAATCCAAAAAAATTCTCAAAATAAAGAACAAACATTAGAAATTATTAACTTTTATCGTGTAAGATAAACGAAGCATAGTAAAAGAGAGGGGGCTGAAACGGTGGAACTAAAAACTGATTTAAAAGGACTTTCAATGAAAGAAGTAAAAGAAAAAATAGCGCAGGGTGCCAATAATCAGCCGCAAAAACCTCTAACCAAAAGTGTAGGCAAGATTTTCTTTGATAATATCTGTACCTTATTTAATGGCATTAATTTAGTAATGGCAGGACTTATTTTGACAACCGGTAGCTATAAAAACTTATTGTTTTTAGGTGTGATTTTTGCAAATACAAGCATTGGTATTTATCAAGAAATCAGAGCTAAGCACAGTATCGACAAGCTCTCTTTGCTAAATAAAGCAAAAGTAACCGTTGTTCGAGAGGGCGATTTTGTAGACATTGAGCAAGAGGAGCTTGTGACAAATGATTTGGTAATGATTCGTCGTGGGGAACAGATTTGTGTAGATGGTATTGTAATTGCTACAAATGGTTTTGAAGTAGATGAATCACAGTTAACAGGGGAATCGGATGCTATCAAAAAAACAGTAGGGGATTCAATTTTATCAGGGAGTTATGTAACTGGCGGCAACGGGTATGTAGAAGCCCTTAAAATAGGACAGGATAGCTATGTAAATCAGCTTTCAATTGAAGCTAAAAAAGAAAAAAATAGTACCAGTGAATTGATGCGAACGTTAAACCGTCTTGTAAAAGGGTTAACCTTTGCGATTTTACCCATTGGGTTGTTGTTATTTTTTTCAGGCTATTTAGGCGGGTTAGCTATTTCAAAAGCAATCTTAGGAACAACGGCTGCTATTATTGGCATGATTCCAGAAGGATTAATCTTAATTACTTCTATTGCGTTAGCGGTAGGAATCGTCAATCTGACGAAGAAAAAAGTTTTAGTGAAAACAATGGGATCAATTGAAACGTTAGCAAGAGTGGATTTACTTTGTTTGGATAAAACCGGAACATTAACAAATGGTGAATTGACAGTAAGCGAATTTATCGTGGCTAATGGGGTTCAATTAGATCAGTTAAAAGCGGCTATCGGTGCGTTGGTTAAAGGATTAGAAGATGACAATCCAACAAGCATGGCGCTTCAAAAAGCTGTTGATAAAAATGAAGAATGGAAATTAATTGAAAGTGTTCCATTTTCTTCGGCTCGTAAGTGGAGTGGC
This window encodes:
- a CDS encoding O-methyltransferase: MDKLFAAVDDYFIEKLVGQDPIFEQILANNKQHQLPPHDVSPSQGKFLYLLTKIKRAKRILEIGTLGGYSTLWFARGLEEDGEIITLESNEKHAEVAKENLALAGVSDKVTILVGAATDSLEKLVQDQTPAFDLIFIDADKENNSAYLDYALQLATEGTIIIGDNVVRGGAVLDSTSKDGSVQGVRSFVEDLADNSALSSTALETVGVKGYDGFTISIVEK
- a CDS encoding DUF1269 domain-containing protein, with translation MSNHVVIMNFDSESKSYQAFLEIKQLHLEKKIKGEQMAILEHLPNHQLEPKQFLDFNGADKNMKGGLIGMLVGVLAGPLGVLLGWFTGSVIGSMQDAKEVTEALSVFEHTVDVIHEGDTGVILIADEEDNRYINDLVFQKLGGQIVRLNTEDVEKEVADAKKTEQDLETEAKSRWFNRKA